The following are encoded in a window of Cryobacterium sp. CG_9.6 genomic DNA:
- a CDS encoding type II secretion system F family protein, translating to MTTSLFERRRVGRRRVHAAPLDEVAAITQRLAVLLSAGVAPSSAWSYLVPEVAEDSAVRPLWHDGKSGEGTPVAVDTDRASAGAAGLIEAAVDAAVRGDSVPDALADRARLVGGEVGEAWLGLAAAWEVATVAGAPLAACLRTLAATFRELGQLHRDCQVALSGPRATARLVMGLPVGGILVGAAMGFNAVHMLFFTAPGWLCLCTGGALMWVASRWNRRLVSTATAAATTPGLQLDLMAIAMAGGASVDRSRRLVQETTLRFGIPCSVLADNSRSPEGSTLTRVLRLSERAGVPAAELLRSEAQQIRQDARSAGQQRAEALAVTLMLPLGLCVLPAFMLVGVVPLVLSILAGTLESF from the coding sequence GTGACGACGTCCCTGTTCGAGCGGCGCCGAGTCGGAAGGCGCCGGGTCCACGCGGCGCCACTTGACGAGGTGGCAGCCATCACTCAGCGCCTCGCGGTGCTCCTGAGCGCGGGGGTGGCTCCCAGCTCGGCCTGGTCGTACTTGGTGCCCGAGGTCGCAGAGGACTCTGCGGTGCGGCCCTTGTGGCATGACGGGAAGTCGGGTGAGGGGACACCGGTTGCCGTGGACACTGACCGCGCTTCAGCGGGCGCGGCCGGCCTAATTGAGGCAGCCGTCGACGCCGCCGTGCGGGGTGACAGCGTGCCCGATGCTCTGGCCGATCGGGCTCGTCTGGTGGGCGGGGAGGTGGGTGAGGCCTGGCTCGGACTCGCTGCCGCGTGGGAGGTGGCGACGGTGGCGGGAGCGCCGCTTGCCGCGTGCCTGCGCACTCTGGCGGCAACGTTTCGCGAGCTCGGGCAACTGCACCGGGATTGTCAGGTGGCCCTCTCCGGACCGCGTGCCACGGCACGGCTCGTGATGGGACTACCGGTCGGCGGCATTCTGGTGGGCGCGGCTATGGGGTTCAACGCGGTGCACATGTTGTTTTTCACCGCGCCGGGGTGGTTGTGCCTGTGCACTGGCGGCGCGCTCATGTGGGTGGCGAGTCGGTGGAATCGTCGGCTCGTGTCGACGGCCACAGCGGCTGCCACGACTCCCGGTCTGCAACTGGACCTGATGGCCATCGCGATGGCGGGTGGCGCATCGGTTGACCGGTCGCGACGCCTTGTGCAGGAGACCACCTTGCGGTTTGGCATCCCGTGCTCGGTTCTCGCCGATAATTCTCGCTCCCCGGAGGGCTCGACGCTCACCCGCGTGCTGCGGTTGTCGGAGCGGGCAGGTGTTCCGGCCGCCGAATTGCTGCGCAGTGAGGCCCAGCAGATACGACAGGACGCACGCAGTGCGGGTCAGCAGCGGGCGGAGGCGCTCGCTGTGACGCTGATGCTGCCGCTCGGGCTGTGTGTGCTGCCGGCGTTCATGCTCGTGGGGGTGGTGCCGCTCGTGCTGTCAATCCTGGCCGGCACCCTGGAGTCGTTCTGA